In one Pseudomonas tensinigenes genomic region, the following are encoded:
- a CDS encoding TonB-dependent siderophore receptor, which produces MKNTPANNKKSPWLPLALALAVNAAMPLAFAGEAIHIRAQPLGQALSELGQQTSLQVFFSPDLVAGKQAPAVDGDISPEQALRQLLQGSGLDYQINEGSVTLSPAATSAAGSGPLELGVTDIKVVGDWLGDANAAVVQNHPGARTVIRREAMVEQGAMNVSDVLKRVPGVQVQDSNGTGGSDISLNVGVRGLTSRLSPRSTVLIDGVPAAFAPYGQPQLSMAPISSGNLDSIDVVRGAGSVRYGPQNVGGVINFVTRAIPEKATGEIGTTLETTQYGGWKHIDTAFLGGTADNGMGVALLYSGVNGNGYRERNNGNDIDDVLLKTHWAPTDQDDFSLNFHYYDATADMPGGLTQKQYDDKPYDSVRDYDQFTGRRKDVSFKWIRQIDERTQAEILTYYTDSFRGSTIAARDQKTLSSYPRSYYTLGIEPRVSRVFDVGPTTQEVSVGYRYLKEAMHESSSRVALVNNQPVLTPTSDGHVFQDRTGGTEANSVYIDNKIDVGNWTITPGIRFEHISTDWHDRAVLDTAGKPVQAKNRSIESNEPLPALSVMYHLSDAWKLFANYETSFGSLQYFQLGQGGSGDQTANGLEPEKAKTYEIGTRYNDDVWGGEVTLFYIDFDDELQYISNDVGWTNLGATKHQGIEASVHYDMAALDPRLDGLTANAGFTYTRATYEGEIPGFKGRDLPFYSRQVATVGLRYDINRWTYNLDGFAQSKQRSPGTGVNADGSFNGNYITDGTADGQYGDIPGYVTWNVRGGYDFGPQVSNLKLGAGVKNVFDKQYFTRSSDNNSGMYVGAPRTFFVQASVGF; this is translated from the coding sequence GTGAAAAACACCCCTGCCAACAACAAAAAATCCCCTTGGTTGCCGCTGGCCCTTGCGCTGGCGGTCAACGCTGCGATGCCGCTGGCCTTCGCTGGCGAAGCGATCCATATCCGCGCACAGCCACTGGGTCAGGCCCTCAGCGAGCTCGGTCAGCAGACATCGCTGCAAGTGTTTTTCAGCCCCGACCTGGTCGCCGGCAAACAGGCGCCGGCAGTCGACGGTGATATCTCCCCGGAACAGGCCTTGCGCCAATTGCTACAGGGCAGCGGTCTGGATTATCAGATCAACGAAGGTTCGGTGACGCTTTCGCCCGCCGCGACTTCCGCCGCCGGCAGTGGCCCGCTGGAGCTGGGCGTGACCGACATCAAAGTAGTCGGTGACTGGCTCGGTGATGCCAACGCCGCCGTGGTGCAAAACCACCCCGGTGCGCGCACGGTGATTCGCCGCGAAGCGATGGTCGAGCAGGGCGCGATGAACGTCAGTGACGTGCTCAAGCGAGTGCCGGGCGTGCAGGTGCAAGACTCCAACGGCACCGGCGGCAGCGATATTTCGCTGAACGTCGGCGTGCGTGGTCTGACTTCGCGTCTGTCGCCACGCTCTACCGTGCTGATCGATGGTGTACCGGCGGCGTTTGCGCCGTACGGCCAGCCGCAACTGTCGATGGCGCCGATTTCCTCGGGCAATCTCGACAGCATTGACGTGGTGCGCGGCGCCGGTTCGGTGCGTTATGGGCCGCAGAACGTCGGCGGGGTGATCAACTTCGTCACCCGCGCGATTCCGGAAAAAGCCACCGGTGAAATCGGCACCACCCTGGAAACCACTCAGTACGGTGGCTGGAAACACATCGACACCGCGTTTCTCGGCGGCACTGCCGACAATGGTATGGGCGTGGCCTTGCTGTATTCCGGCGTCAACGGTAACGGTTACCGCGAGCGCAACAACGGCAACGACATCGACGACGTGTTGCTCAAGACGCACTGGGCGCCGACCGATCAGGACGATTTCAGCCTCAACTTCCACTACTACGACGCCACGGCCGACATGCCCGGCGGTCTGACGCAGAAACAGTACGATGACAAACCGTACGACTCCGTACGGGACTACGACCAATTCACCGGTCGGCGCAAAGACGTGTCGTTCAAGTGGATCCGCCAGATCGACGAGCGCACGCAAGCGGAAATCCTCACTTATTACACCGACAGCTTCCGTGGCAGCACCATCGCCGCCCGCGACCAGAAAACCCTCAGCTCCTACCCGCGCTCGTATTACACGCTGGGCATCGAGCCAAGGGTCTCGCGGGTTTTCGATGTCGGCCCGACCACCCAGGAAGTCAGCGTCGGTTATCGCTATCTGAAAGAGGCGATGCACGAGTCGTCGAGCCGTGTGGCGCTGGTCAATAACCAGCCGGTGCTCACGCCGACCTCCGACGGCCATGTGTTCCAGGACCGCACGGGCGGCACCGAGGCCAACTCGGTCTATATCGATAACAAAATCGATGTCGGCAACTGGACCATCACCCCGGGCATTCGCTTCGAACACATCAGCACCGACTGGCATGACCGCGCCGTGCTCGACACGGCCGGCAAGCCTGTGCAGGCGAAAAACCGCAGCATCGAAAGCAACGAACCGCTGCCGGCGCTGAGCGTGATGTATCACCTCTCGGACGCGTGGAAACTGTTCGCCAACTACGAAACCTCGTTTGGCAGCCTGCAGTATTTCCAGCTCGGCCAGGGCGGCTCAGGTGATCAGACCGCCAACGGTCTGGAGCCGGAAAAGGCCAAGACCTACGAGATCGGCACGCGCTACAACGATGACGTGTGGGGCGGTGAAGTGACGCTGTTCTACATCGACTTCGATGACGAGCTGCAATACATCAGCAACGATGTCGGCTGGACGAATCTCGGCGCGACCAAGCACCAGGGCATCGAAGCCTCGGTGCATTACGACATGGCGGCGCTGGATCCGCGTCTTGACGGTTTGACCGCCAACGCTGGTTTCACTTACACCCGCGCTACTTATGAGGGTGAGATTCCGGGCTTCAAGGGCCGTGATCTGCCGTTCTATTCGCGGCAGGTGGCGACCGTTGGTTTGCGTTATGACATTAACCGCTGGACTTACAACCTCGACGGTTTTGCCCAGTCGAAACAGCGTTCGCCGGGTACCGGTGTGAATGCCGATGGCAGTTTCAACGGCAACTACATCACCGACGGCACGGCGGACGGGCAGTACGGCGACATTCCGGGTTACGTGACCTGGAACGTGCGTGGGGGTTATGACTTTGGGCCGCAGGTGTCGAATTTGAAACTGGGCGCGGGGGTGAAGAACGTCTTCGACAAGCAGTACTTCACCCGCTCCAGCGACAACAACTCGGGGATGTATGTGGGCGCGCCGCGCACGTTCTTTGTGCAGGCCAGCGTAGGTTTCTGA
- a CDS encoding FecR family protein — MMDTRDCACGQTTVRDDAARWFVRLQEPAIDADEQQRFDAWLNKHPQHRDEFQLLQGLWSAADLLPAPRLKALVETPPTRRERRPMLRYAVAASVLAVALGLGLFSGLNHPGGYRAEFATALGERKHVALPDGSVIDLNSRSRLQVRFEQDRRLIELAEGEAMFSVARDTSRPFVVEAGIGKVTVTGTRFDVRRDIAQTRVAVEQGTVKVQGRDAADDQFINLTAGLGTSVDAQGKVAAAYAVNAAELTAWRSGKLVFNNASLSEVAAEVSRYREKPLTVANPTVASLRLTSVFKSDNTDALLKALPSILPVAVRTLADGSQEIIAK; from the coding sequence ATGATGGATACGCGTGATTGCGCGTGCGGGCAAACAACGGTGCGCGATGACGCGGCTCGCTGGTTTGTGCGTTTGCAGGAGCCGGCCATCGATGCCGACGAGCAGCAGCGCTTCGACGCCTGGCTGAATAAACATCCGCAGCACCGTGACGAATTCCAGTTGCTCCAGGGCTTGTGGTCGGCGGCGGATCTGCTGCCGGCGCCACGCCTCAAAGCCCTCGTTGAAACACCACCAACCCGCCGCGAGCGCCGTCCGATGCTGCGTTATGCCGTGGCTGCCAGTGTCCTGGCGGTGGCGCTCGGGTTGGGTTTGTTCAGTGGCTTGAATCATCCGGGTGGTTACCGCGCCGAGTTCGCCACGGCGCTGGGCGAGCGTAAACACGTGGCGCTGCCGGACGGTTCGGTGATCGATCTGAACAGCCGCAGCCGCTTGCAGGTGCGTTTTGAACAGGATCGTCGCCTCATTGAACTGGCAGAAGGCGAGGCTATGTTCAGCGTCGCGCGCGACACCTCGCGACCGTTCGTGGTCGAGGCCGGCATCGGCAAAGTCACGGTCACCGGCACGCGTTTCGATGTGCGTCGCGATATCGCGCAAACCCGCGTGGCGGTGGAGCAGGGCACGGTGAAAGTACAGGGTCGTGATGCAGCGGATGATCAGTTCATCAACCTGACCGCAGGCCTTGGCACCTCTGTCGATGCGCAAGGCAAAGTCGCCGCAGCCTATGCGGTCAACGCGGCGGAACTGACGGCGTGGCGCAGCGGCAAACTGGTGTTCAACAACGCCAGCCTCAGCGAAGTCGCCGCCGAAGTGTCGCGCTATCGCGAGAAGCCGCTGACCGTGGCCAACCCGACCGTGGCCAGTCTGCGCCTGACCAGCGTGTTCAAATCCGACAACACCGACGCCTTGCTCAAGGCCTTGCCGAGCATCCTGCCGGTGGCCGTTCGCACTCTCGCGGATGGCAGTCAGGAAATAATCGCAAAATAA
- a CDS encoding sigma-70 family RNA polymerase sigma factor — MRPRRPGFFEHYEELIGTWTRRLRNRAQAEDLAHDTFVRVLESDSAAVQQPRAYLHQTARNIAVDGYRREDRRGAMESQALDHSESSSGDPEHYMQAIQLADSIERALSELPVNCRKIFVWQKIEGLTQAEIAERLGLSKNMVEKYMIRTLRHLRDRLDGLQS; from the coding sequence ATGCGTCCCCGCAGACCCGGCTTTTTCGAGCATTACGAAGAGTTGATTGGCACCTGGACTCGTCGCCTGCGCAATCGCGCGCAGGCCGAGGATCTGGCGCACGACACCTTTGTGCGGGTGCTTGAGTCCGATTCGGCGGCGGTGCAGCAGCCACGGGCGTATTTGCACCAGACCGCGCGCAATATCGCGGTCGACGGTTATCGGCGTGAGGATCGGCGCGGCGCCATGGAGTCACAGGCCCTGGATCACAGTGAGTCGTCATCCGGCGACCCGGAGCATTACATGCAGGCGATCCAGCTGGCCGACTCCATCGAGCGGGCGCTCAGCGAGCTGCCGGTCAATTGCCGCAAGATCTTTGTCTGGCAGAAGATCGAAGGCCTGACCCAGGCGGAAATCGCCGAACGCCTTGGGCTGTCCAAGAACATGGTCGAAAAGTATATGATCCGCACCCTGCGGCATCTGCGTGATCGCCTCGACGGGTTGCAGTCATGA
- a CDS encoding cytochrome c: MKTAFVAVLAALLIAQPSVSFADNSNGKNLYSQRCAVCHGADIKGTGPLAHKSNPPTPDLTTSAFKKRLNEYPGVIVSSIILRPNGNLIPKTLQENGVKIPPHAWSVKDLRDLHEYMSGVIALKR, encoded by the coding sequence ATGAAAACGGCATTCGTCGCTGTACTCGCGGCTTTGTTGATCGCCCAACCATCCGTGTCCTTCGCGGATAACAGCAACGGCAAAAACCTATATTCACAGCGCTGCGCTGTGTGCCACGGAGCCGATATAAAAGGCACAGGGCCACTGGCGCACAAAAGCAATCCGCCCACTCCTGACCTGACAACGTCCGCGTTCAAAAAGCGCCTGAATGAATATCCGGGCGTGATTGTGTCGTCGATCATCCTTCGGCCGAACGGCAACCTGATTCCGAAAACGTTGCAGGAGAACGGGGTAAAGATACCGCCACACGCCTGGAGCGTTAAGGATCTGCGCGATCTGCATGAATACATGAGCGGCGTGATTGCGCTAAAACGCTGA